The Arachis ipaensis cultivar K30076 chromosome B07, Araip1.1, whole genome shotgun sequence genome includes a window with the following:
- the LOC107607175 gene encoding protein FAR1-RELATED SEQUENCE 5-like, translating into MDEQNEFEQDFRDEFTEGAFFSESDMSEDILEAAYAVDSVQDITTLKFSENFAEEIGKYHFSTLQLAFDFYMKYSKSKGFSARKSKTFKNSTGKIYKQKFVCHRQGFRMKKYYTMEKRKKEPRLETRTGCEARMDVKFVPESGRWHIFYFSDEHNHDLLDTQFSAMLPAHKKMSEADIMQMMNMLKSGISTSQIFGLLASQAGGYEFVGYGPRDMYNEIARQRRQIPGDAARVLKKLEDMRLKDPQLYFKACHDSRGLLHNFFCSDGISQLDYRLFGDVIAFDATYKKNKYSCPLVIFSGVNHHNQTIIFAAALIADETTDTYIWLLRQLMFAMRGKTPTSIITDGAMAIRNAVRDVFPEVRHRLCAWHLIRNATSNVGNPSFTSKFRKIMLGDYEIPVFKRKWVQLIEEFGIEDKPWVINMYEEKHMWATAYLRGKFFAGFRTTSRCEGLHLIVGRYVGSRYDLTSFVEHFQRCVAYMRFKEFNADYESTRGVPVMQTCIELLERYAAELYTHEIFLFFRPFLSRAGSMRVLNIDNTDDCIKYIVCKHGRPDFMWTIDFCQEEMIFMCTYLRMESFGIPCEHIVKVMVDRDICEIPRSLVLDRWTKKVTSALNDPSGFTRDAVVLSRQSALVEFSKQLAAVAAKVPERYEETRDIIMGLYSSYKAADEGTNQPQSGVARSSDPYVHQTTGGSGQPSKKKKRQRCSVCQMEGHKKTTCPWQKDIDNNVTENEANGSDDGDMCTEVTAKLDNSIFEIPNSNPDPERASASDLSASLTISPGSSLRAPGRSSSHRLLPPPSELRLATACSLTSPPSRRSHRYLPSLPSRSHHANVEASVAQVPHFSSSSSFRYRYTAPHPQNRNPRLLPHCRKGLTQHRRCAQAPSCLRPVVCGSTLLPHSTIGASSSSSRRVGPMEDSQEIEEQVQEEVISNNETEKKQGTRDEMLSQYSLIIV; encoded by the exons GCGGTTGACTCCGTGCAAGACATTACAACTTTAAAATTTAGTGAGAATTTTGCGGAGGAAATTGGCAAATACCACTTTTCTACTTTGCAGCTTGCATTTGATTTTTATATGAAGTACTCAAAGTCGAAGGGCTTTAGTGCAAGGAAGAGCAAGACCTTCAAGAATAGTACTGGCAAGATTTACAAACAAAAGTTTGTATGTCATAGGCAAGGATTCAGGATGAAGAAATATTACACGatggaaaaaagaaagaaggagccTAGATTGGAAACAAGAACTGGATGTGAAGCCCGAATGGATGTTAAATTTGTACCAGAAAGTGGAAGGTGgcatatcttttatttttctgaCGAACACAACCATGATCTATTGGATACACAATTCAGTGCTATGTTGCCTGCCCACAAAAAAATGTCAGAGGCAGATATTATGCAAATGATGAACATGCTAAAGTCAGGGATTAGCACCTCACAGATATTTGGTCTTCTAGCTAGTCAAGCAGGCGGGTACGAATTTGTTGGCTATGGTCCTAGAGATATGTACAATGAGATTGCTCGGCAAAGGCGTCAAATTCCTGGTGATGCAGCACGAGTGTTGAAGAAGTTGGAGGATATGCGGTTAAAGGATCCACAATTATATTTCAAGGCATGTCACGATTCAAGAGGTTTGTTACATAATTTTTTCTGTTCTGATGGGATTAGCCAACTAGACTACCGACTCTTCGGGGATGTTATTGCTTTTGATGCTACGTACAAGAAGAACAAGTATAGTTGTCCATTAGTCATATTCAGCGGGGTTAACCACCACAACCAAACAATTATTTTTGCTGCTGCGTTAATTGCGGACGAAACTACTGATACATATATTTGGCTCCTGCGTCAGCTCATGTTTGCAATGAGGGGCAAGACCCCGACCTCAATCATAACTGATGGGGCCATGGCCATTAGGAATGCAGTAAGAGATGTATTTCCCGAAGTTAGACATAGATTATGCGCTTGGCACCTTATTCGAAATGCAACTAGCAATGTTGGAAATCCATCGTTTACATCTAAATTCAGAAAAATCATGTTAGGAGACTACGAAATTCCCGTGTTTAAGCGTAAGTGGGTTCAGCTTATTGAAGAATTTGGCATTGAGGATAAGCCGTGGGTGATCAACATGTACGAAGAGAAGCATATGTGGGCTACTGCATATCTAAGAGGAAAATTCTTTGCTGGCTTTAGAACTACATCAAGATGTGAAGGTTTACACTTAATTGTGGGAAGGTATGTAGGGTCGCGGTATGATTTGACAAGTTTTGTAGAGCATTTTCAAAGGTGTGTTGCATACATGCGCTTTAAAGAATTTAATGCTGATTATGAATCTACACGTGGGGTGCCCGTCATGCAAACTTGTATAGAGCTGCTAGAGAGATATGCTGCTGAGTTATACACTCATGAGATATTTCTTTTCTTTCGGCCATTTCTCTCTAGAGCTGGATCAATGCGGGTGCTAAACATAGATAATACTGATGATTGCATAAAGTACATTGTGTGTAAGCATGGGAGGCCCGATTTTATGTGGACCATTGATTTTTGTCAAGAAGAAATGATCTTCATGTGTACCTATTTAAGAATGGAGTCATTTGGTATTCCCTGCGAACATATTGTGAAAGTTATGGTTGACAGAGACATCTGTGAGATTCCCCGGTCATTGGTATTGGATAGATGGACAAAAAAGGTTACATCAGCACTCAATGATCCAAGTGGGTTCACCAGGGATGCTGTTGTTCTTAGTCGTCAAAGTGCCTTGGTGGAATTTTCTAAACAATTGGCTGCTGTTGCTGCTAAAGTACCAGAGAGATATGAAGAGACACGTGACATAATTATGGGATTGTACTCATCTTACAAGGCTGCAGACGAAGGCACTAATCAACCTCAGTCAGGTGTAGCTAGAAGTAGCGATCCGTATGTGCATCAAACCACTGGAGGCTCAGGACAACCATCTAAGAAGAAGAAGCGGCAACGTTGTAGTGTTTGTCAAATGGAAGGACATAAGAAGACAACATGTCCTTGGCAAAAGGACATTGACAACAATGTTACAGAAAATGAAGCTAACGGTTCGGACGATGGCGACATGTGTACCGAAGTGACGGCTAAGTTAGATA ACTCCATCTTCGAGATTCCAAACTCAAATCCAGATCCAGAACGCGCATCTGCCTCAGATCTCAGTGCCTCTCTCACAATCAGTCCAGGCTCCTCTCTTCGAGCTCCTGGTCGTTCGTCCAGCCACCGCCTGCTACCGCCACCGTCGGAACTTCGATTGGCCACCGCATGCTCCCTCACTTCCCCTCCATCGCGCCGCAGCCATCGCTACCTTCCTTCCCTTCCATCGCGCAGCCATCATGCGAACGTGGAAGCCTCTGTCGCGCAGGTTCCCcacttctcctcctcttcctcattcAGATACAGGTATACAGCGCCCCACCCCCAAAACAGAAACCCTAGGTTACTCCCCCACTGCCGCAAGGGTCTCACTCAACACCGCCGTTGCGCTCAGGCACCATCGTGTCTTCGTCCGGTCGTCTGCGGCTCCACGCTTCTTCCTCATTCAACAATTGGTGCGTCTTCCTCGAGCTCACGAAG